From the genome of Hydrogenophilus thermoluteolus, one region includes:
- the lysA gene encoding diaminopimelate decarboxylase codes for MTPSDLFPMPTLSRRNGTLTLETTPLTAIAESYGTPCYVYSEAAIRAAWAAYREGLPPEAGTIHYAVKANSNLSILRLFAELGAGFDIVSGGELERVVAAGGKPETVVFSGVGKAVWEIERALELGIGAFHVESLPELERIATIAQAHGVTAPISFRVNPDVDPKTHPYIATGLARSKFGVTLDEARIGYRQAMDHPALSVVGVACHIGSQLIDDAPLIEAAERIRRFVEELADEGIRLTTIDLGGGIGIRYRDESPLDVAQTLRRLRAVFAGRPERLAVEPGRSLVGAAGLLLTRVEYVKIRDDHTFFVVDAAMNDLMRPALYEAWHEIVPVVDRPECLPRTGDVVGPVCETGDFLGLGRTLAVAAGDLLAVLCAGAYGMTMSSNYNTRPRAAEVLVRDSSHQLIRPREKREQLWADEFALLPNA; via the coding sequence TCTCGTCGAAACGGGACGCTCACGTTGGAAACCACGCCGTTAACCGCGATCGCGGAAAGCTACGGCACACCGTGCTACGTCTATTCCGAAGCGGCGATCCGCGCGGCGTGGGCAGCCTATCGCGAAGGGCTGCCCCCAGAAGCCGGCACGATCCATTATGCAGTCAAGGCGAACAGCAACCTGTCGATCCTGCGCCTTTTCGCCGAGCTCGGCGCGGGCTTCGACATCGTCTCGGGTGGCGAACTCGAACGGGTGGTCGCAGCAGGCGGAAAACCGGAAACGGTGGTCTTCTCCGGTGTCGGCAAAGCCGTCTGGGAGATCGAACGCGCACTCGAACTCGGCATTGGCGCGTTTCACGTCGAGTCGCTCCCCGAACTCGAACGCATCGCGACGATCGCGCAGGCGCACGGTGTCACGGCACCGATCAGTTTCCGCGTCAACCCGGACGTCGACCCGAAAACCCATCCCTATATCGCCACGGGTCTGGCGCGTAGCAAATTCGGTGTCACTCTTGACGAAGCGCGCATCGGCTACCGACAAGCGATGGACCATCCCGCGTTGTCCGTGGTCGGGGTCGCCTGCCACATCGGCTCGCAACTGATTGACGACGCGCCACTCATTGAGGCCGCGGAACGAATCCGTCGTTTTGTCGAAGAGCTCGCTGATGAGGGCATTCGGCTCACCACGATCGATCTCGGCGGTGGCATCGGGATTCGCTATCGCGACGAATCGCCGCTGGACGTCGCCCAAACGCTGCGTCGCCTGCGTGCGGTTTTCGCTGGTCGTCCCGAACGGCTCGCTGTCGAGCCCGGTCGCTCCCTCGTCGGTGCGGCGGGGCTGTTGCTCACTCGTGTCGAATACGTCAAAATCCGCGATGACCATACCTTCTTCGTCGTCGACGCCGCGATGAACGACCTGATGCGACCGGCACTCTACGAAGCGTGGCATGAGATCGTCCCGGTCGTCGACCGCCCCGAGTGCCTGCCGCGTACTGGCGACGTCGTCGGGCCGGTGTGCGAAACGGGGGATTTCCTTGGTCTGGGCCGCACGCTCGCTGTCGCAGCGGGCGACCTGCTTGCCGTTCTCTGCGCAGGTGCTTACGGCATGACGATGAGCTCGAATTACAATACCCGCCCCCGCGCCGCCGAGGTTTTGGTGCGCGACAGCAGCCACCAGCTCATCCGACCCCGTGAGAAACGGGAGCAACTGTGGGCGGACGAGTTCGCGCTGCTGCCCAACGCGTAA
- the dacB gene encoding D-alanyl-D-alanine carboxypeptidase/D-alanyl-D-alanine endopeptidase, translating to MAKKGPQARAPLACALAFLLLLLPELLLAAGLPSAVAKTLTQAGIPTESLSVWIAPLDGRDGPKLYYHADTPRNPASVMKLITTFAAFETFGASARWQVVLQTRAEWQGETLYGTLELVHDGDPALTAERLWTLLRTARAMGIRRIAGFTVTAPALRLPHWDPNAFDGRGQAPYTQGPAAALAHFNAIVVTLTPHPDGTRVVATTHPPLPLPLDTQALTAVPGGCPQEVRHLVEATFVSNRLVLSGRYPIACSTQTLALAPPDPNRYVEWLLTAIWQELGGTIDPKLARPERARAPFRIAASESPTLTEIAYQMNKWSNNVIARQLLALIGYETAPDASDHVAAGRDAALALLRARGIDDGHTVIDNGAGLSRTARITARTLAQLLTYVSQQNYAAEFFAGLPRLGEDGTARRRYHHHPLAGDAHVKTGTLRDVRALAGYARDRNGRPYVVAILLQHPNASAAASVFPLLLTWLAQHG from the coding sequence ATGGCGAAAAAGGGGCCCCAGGCGCGCGCTCCACTTGCCTGCGCGCTTGCTTTTTTGCTGCTTCTCCTGCCCGAACTGCTACTTGCTGCGGGATTGCCCAGCGCGGTCGCCAAAACCCTTACCCAAGCGGGTATCCCCACCGAATCGCTCTCCGTCTGGATCGCGCCGCTTGACGGCCGCGACGGGCCAAAACTCTACTACCACGCGGACACCCCGCGCAACCCCGCTTCGGTGATGAAGCTCATTACTACCTTTGCCGCGTTCGAAACCTTTGGCGCGAGCGCACGATGGCAGGTCGTGTTGCAAACCCGTGCCGAATGGCAGGGAGAGACGCTCTATGGGACGCTTGAGCTCGTCCACGATGGCGATCCGGCACTCACTGCCGAGCGGTTGTGGACGCTCCTTCGCACCGCACGCGCGATGGGCATTCGTCGCATCGCGGGCTTTACCGTCACTGCGCCCGCGCTTCGTCTGCCGCACTGGGACCCCAACGCGTTCGATGGGCGCGGACAAGCCCCCTATACCCAAGGACCGGCGGCGGCGCTCGCGCACTTCAACGCGATCGTCGTGACCCTTACCCCACACCCTGACGGAACAAGGGTGGTCGCCACCACCCACCCTCCCCTTCCCCTGCCGCTCGATACCCAAGCCCTAACTGCTGTGCCAGGGGGATGTCCGCAAGAGGTGCGCCATTTGGTTGAGGCAACGTTCGTCTCCAACCGCCTCGTGCTCTCTGGGCGCTACCCGATCGCGTGCAGCACCCAGACGTTGGCGCTCGCGCCGCCAGACCCGAACCGTTACGTCGAATGGCTCTTGACCGCGATCTGGCAAGAACTGGGCGGGACGATCGACCCAAAATTGGCACGCCCAGAACGCGCGCGCGCCCCGTTTCGCATCGCGGCGAGCGAATCGCCGACCCTCACCGAAATCGCGTATCAGATGAACAAATGGTCGAACAACGTGATCGCACGTCAGCTGCTTGCCCTCATCGGGTACGAAACTGCGCCCGATGCTTCGGACCATGTCGCAGCCGGACGCGACGCAGCGTTGGCGCTTCTGCGTGCGCGCGGGATCGACGACGGCCATACGGTGATCGACAACGGTGCAGGACTTTCGCGCACCGCACGCATCACGGCTCGGACACTCGCGCAACTCCTCACCTATGTGTCGCAACAGAACTACGCTGCCGAATTTTTTGCCGGGCTTCCACGCCTCGGGGAAGACGGTACCGCACGACGTCGGTACCACCACCATCCGCTCGCCGGTGACGCACACGTCAAGACCGGGACGTTGCGCGACGTACGGGCGCTTGCCGGGTATGCACGGGACCGCAACGGCAGGCCGTACGTGGTCGCGATCCTGCTGCAACACCCCAACGCATCCGCTGCCGCTTCGGTTTTTCCCCTGCTTCTGACGTGGTTGGCACAACACGGCTGA
- the pnp gene encoding polyribonucleotide nucleotidyltransferase: MPQAVSKTFTFGQHTVRIETGEMARQASGAVLVDMDETVVLATVVAAKEAKEGQDFFPLTVDYMEKFYASGRIPGGFFKREGRPSEKETLTSRLIDRPIRPLFPDGFTNEVQVIVQVLSLNPEIDGDIPAMIAASAALSLSGIPFQGPVGACRVGYIDGQYVLNPTQSALKTSALDLVVAGTENAVLMVESEAKELPEEVMLGAVVFGHEQMQVAIEAIRELVAEAGKPAWDWQPPQPNEALKARIRELAHERLSAAFAIPAKQARNDALKAIRADVTQAVLESFEPMPSLNEINAILFDLESEIVRGRILAGEPRIDGRDTRTVRPIDIRVGVLPRTHGSCLFTRGETQALAVATLGTGRDEQIIDALAGEYREPFMLHYNFPPFSTGETGRFGVPKRREIGHGNLAKRALKALIPSQEAFPYTIRVVSEILESNGSSSMATVCSSSLALMDAGVPLKKHVAGVAMGLIKEGNRFAVLTDILGDEDHLGDMDFKVAGTEDGVTALQMDIKIQGITKEIMQVALAQAKEARLHILGLMREAMGEARGELSAYAPRMAQIKIHPDKIRDVIGKGGAVIRALQEETGTVIEIAEDGTVTISSSSAAGIDAAKERIAAITAEVEVGKEYEGTVLKILDFGAIVNILPGRDGLLHISQIANERVNNVSDYVKEGQKIRVKVLETDDRGRIKLSLKGVAQEERGAASTEGATTEEGAQ; encoded by the coding sequence ATGCCACAAGCAGTCAGCAAAACCTTTACCTTTGGCCAGCACACCGTTCGCATCGAGACGGGGGAAATGGCACGCCAAGCAAGCGGTGCCGTGCTGGTCGACATGGACGAAACGGTGGTGCTCGCCACCGTCGTCGCCGCCAAAGAGGCGAAAGAGGGGCAAGATTTCTTCCCGCTCACCGTCGATTACATGGAAAAGTTTTACGCTTCGGGGCGTATCCCTGGCGGCTTTTTCAAGCGGGAAGGGCGTCCGAGCGAAAAAGAGACCTTGACGTCGCGCCTCATCGACCGCCCCATTCGTCCCCTCTTTCCGGACGGTTTCACCAACGAAGTGCAGGTGATCGTCCAGGTGTTGTCGCTCAATCCCGAGATAGACGGCGATATTCCGGCGATGATCGCTGCAAGCGCGGCGCTTTCGCTTTCCGGGATTCCGTTCCAAGGCCCCGTGGGGGCGTGCCGGGTGGGGTATATCGATGGCCAATACGTACTCAACCCAACGCAAAGCGCGCTCAAAACGAGCGCGCTCGACCTCGTCGTCGCAGGTACCGAAAACGCGGTGCTGATGGTCGAGTCGGAAGCGAAAGAGCTTCCTGAAGAGGTGATGCTCGGCGCGGTGGTCTTTGGCCACGAACAGATGCAGGTCGCGATCGAAGCGATCCGCGAACTGGTTGCCGAAGCGGGGAAACCCGCTTGGGATTGGCAGCCGCCGCAGCCCAACGAAGCGCTCAAAGCGCGCATCCGGGAACTGGCGCATGAGCGGCTGTCGGCAGCGTTCGCGATTCCAGCCAAGCAGGCGCGCAACGACGCGCTCAAGGCGATTCGCGCCGACGTGACGCAAGCGGTGCTCGAATCGTTCGAGCCGATGCCGTCCCTCAACGAAATCAACGCGATCCTTTTCGACCTGGAGTCGGAAATCGTTCGCGGCCGCATCCTCGCGGGCGAACCGCGCATCGACGGGCGCGATACCCGCACCGTGCGCCCCATCGACATCCGTGTCGGCGTTTTGCCGCGCACCCACGGTTCGTGCCTGTTCACCCGTGGCGAAACCCAGGCGCTGGCGGTGGCGACGCTCGGAACGGGGCGGGATGAGCAGATCATCGACGCGCTGGCGGGCGAATACCGCGAACCGTTCATGCTCCACTACAATTTCCCGCCGTTTTCGACCGGCGAAACCGGGCGTTTCGGGGTTCCCAAGCGGCGTGAAATCGGCCACGGCAACCTGGCGAAACGGGCGCTGAAAGCGCTCATCCCCAGCCAGGAAGCGTTTCCGTATACGATCCGCGTCGTTTCCGAAATCCTCGAATCGAACGGGTCGAGTTCGATGGCCACCGTCTGTTCGTCGTCACTCGCGTTGATGGACGCAGGGGTGCCCCTCAAGAAGCATGTCGCAGGAGTGGCGATGGGGCTCATCAAAGAGGGGAACCGTTTCGCAGTCCTCACCGATATCCTTGGCGACGAAGACCATCTTGGTGATATGGATTTCAAGGTCGCGGGAACCGAGGATGGCGTCACTGCACTGCAGATGGACATCAAGATCCAAGGGATCACTAAAGAGATCATGCAGGTGGCGCTCGCGCAAGCCAAAGAGGCGCGTCTGCACATCCTGGGGTTGATGCGCGAGGCGATGGGCGAAGCGCGCGGTGAGCTCTCTGCCTACGCCCCCCGCATGGCACAGATCAAGATCCATCCCGACAAGATCCGCGACGTGATCGGCAAAGGCGGGGCGGTGATCCGGGCGCTGCAGGAAGAGACCGGTACGGTGATCGAGATCGCCGAAGACGGTACCGTGACCATTTCCTCTTCGAGTGCCGCTGGAATCGACGCAGCGAAAGAGCGCATTGCGGCGATCACCGCCGAAGTCGAGGTCGGAAAAGAGTACGAAGGGACGGTCCTCAAGATTCTCGACTTCGGTGCGATCGTAAACATCCTCCCCGGCCGCGATGGGCTGTTGCACATCTCACAGATCGCGAACGAGCGCGTCAATAATGTCTCCGATTACGTCAAAGAGGGGCAAAAAATCCGCGTCAAAGTGCTCGAGACCGACGATCGCGGCCGGATCAAACTTTCGCTCAAAGGGGTCGCGCAGGAGGAACGCGGCGCGGCATCCACGGAAGGCGCCACAACCGAAGAAGGCGCGCAATAG
- the rpsO gene encoding 30S ribosomal protein S15, translating to MLDKETKAKIVAEFGRGQNDTGSVEVQVALLTARINGLQGHFATHKKDHHSRRGLLKMVSQRRRLLDYLKRTDPDRYLALIQRLGLRK from the coding sequence ATGCTGGATAAAGAAACCAAAGCGAAAATCGTTGCCGAATTCGGTCGCGGCCAAAACGACACCGGTTCGGTGGAAGTCCAGGTGGCGCTCCTTACTGCCCGTATCAACGGGTTGCAAGGGCATTTCGCTACCCACAAGAAAGACCACCATTCGCGTCGTGGTCTGTTGAAAATGGTCTCACAGCGTCGGCGGCTCTTGGATTACCTGAAGCGGACCGACCCTGACCGTTACCTTGCCCTGATTCAACGTCTGGGGCTGCGCAAATAA
- the truB gene encoding tRNA pseudouridine(55) synthase TruB has translation MARHSDAIDGVALLNKPSGLSSNQALQQLRRHLAAAKAGHGGTLDPMATGLLLIAFGEATKFAQAWLEADKTYTFRVVFGAATDTGDATGAVVRTAETSVTETALQAVLPQFLGEIEQIPPMVSALKRDGKPLYQLAREGVTVAREPRRVTIHLMECIAFDEAAQRAVLRATVSKGTYIRALAEAIGTTLGVPAHVDQLHRDAVGPFSCDAALSLAAWCALPSEHTRARLLPVDTLVRHLPAIALDSAQAERFRHGQPVTLRERTNAHRLAPQSNSGVQLRATERALSVRVYLRDGTGYRFLGVGEWQLQAGVLSPKRVVAKLLHSSPTLPEAIGNDVVWNRTFEDVKEYRYAG, from the coding sequence ATGGCGCGACACAGCGACGCGATTGACGGGGTTGCGCTCCTTAATAAGCCGAGCGGCCTTTCGAGCAACCAGGCGTTGCAGCAACTGCGGCGCCACCTTGCCGCCGCGAAAGCGGGGCACGGCGGAACGCTCGACCCGATGGCGACGGGGTTGTTGCTGATCGCGTTTGGTGAAGCGACCAAATTCGCCCAAGCGTGGTTGGAGGCCGACAAGACCTATACGTTTCGCGTGGTTTTCGGCGCAGCGACCGACACCGGTGACGCGACGGGTGCGGTCGTGCGCACTGCGGAAACTTCGGTGACCGAAACGGCGCTGCAGGCGGTATTGCCCCAATTCCTGGGTGAAATCGAACAGATTCCACCGATGGTCTCGGCGTTGAAGCGGGACGGTAAACCGCTCTATCAGTTGGCGCGCGAAGGGGTGACGGTGGCGCGGGAACCGCGGCGGGTGACGATCCACCTGATGGAATGTATCGCGTTCGATGAAGCCGCGCAACGCGCGGTGCTGCGCGCCACCGTCAGCAAAGGGACCTATATCCGCGCGCTGGCCGAAGCGATCGGGACGACGCTTGGCGTTCCGGCGCACGTCGATCAGCTGCACCGCGACGCGGTTGGGCCCTTTTCGTGTGACGCAGCTTTGTCGCTGGCGGCGTGGTGCGCACTTCCTTCGGAACACACGCGCGCGCGGCTGCTGCCGGTCGACACCCTCGTTCGTCACCTGCCTGCAATCGCTCTGGACTCGGCCCAGGCCGAGCGTTTTCGGCACGGGCAGCCGGTGACGCTTCGCGAGCGCACGAATGCACATCGCTTGGCACCGCAATCAAACAGCGGGGTGCAACTGCGCGCAACGGAACGGGCACTATCGGTTCGCGTCTACCTTCGCGACGGGACCGGTTACCGGTTTTTGGGTGTCGGCGAATGGCAGCTGCAGGCTGGGGTCTTGTCGCCCAAGCGAGTTGTTGCTAAACTACTGCATTCTTCGCCAACGCTGCCTGAAGCCATCGGGAATGACGTTGTCTGGAACCGAACCTTTGAGGATGTGAAAGAGTACCGTTATGCTGGATAA
- the rbfA gene encoding 30S ribosome-binding factor RbfA: MPKDFPRARRVADAIQQHLAELIRREVKDPRVGVVTITAVEVSNDLSHAKVYLSSWEGAERVREAIAGLERAKGFLRQHLAKRLTTYKVPQLHFFHDTSIERGVALTQLIDRVAAERASDVVRTDEIAERDDGATQRRD; this comes from the coding sequence ATGCCCAAAGACTTTCCCCGCGCCCGACGCGTTGCGGATGCGATCCAACAGCACCTGGCCGAGCTTATCCGGCGCGAGGTAAAAGACCCGCGCGTTGGCGTGGTCACGATTACCGCGGTCGAGGTCTCGAACGATCTGTCGCACGCGAAGGTGTACCTCTCCAGTTGGGAAGGGGCGGAACGGGTTCGCGAGGCGATTGCCGGGCTCGAACGTGCCAAAGGTTTCCTGCGCCAGCATTTGGCGAAGCGATTGACCACGTATAAGGTGCCACAGCTCCATTTTTTCCACGATACGTCGATTGAGCGCGGCGTTGCGCTCACGCAACTCATCGACCGCGTCGCAGCCGAACGCGCAAGCGACGTAGTGCGAACGGATGAAATAGCGGAGCGTGACGATGGCGCGACACAGCGACGCGATTGA
- the infB gene encoding translation initiation factor IF-2, which produces MDTENVKAFAQELGVPVDKLITQLREAGVSTAGPDSPLTADDKAKLLDYLKRQHGADGEKRITLKRKETTAIRATDASGRARTVQVEVRKKRVLVKKEAILAKTQEEKAKVEAALRAGETPPPAPSVSEPQAHALDAAKTETAHATLPAAEAVAQPSKKIPESARTQTEAVGSSTTEEKAAVPQGDVTDVSAQAESNAPTEAAQPEAAPQAPEADGKTQRVAEPGKGSAKRKAKAQKAEEAKPTEAVAKDRTLHPVLSPEELERRRLEAERQAKLRAIQEAELRERRAREAARQAAKQAEAAEKAAAEEEKKPEADSSALSETPAAVAADAAKKAKEKGKKNKEKEREERANRKGGLKVRALDDGESGWKGKGTKKKGTKRQQRDEAHGFQAPAEPIVREVHVPETITVAELAHAVAVKAVDLIKTLMKLGVMATINQVLDQETAMLAVEEMGHKAVAAKLDDPDAFLETFGAELDRTPEPRPPVVTVMGHVDHGKTSLLDYIRRTKVAAGEAGGITQHIGAYHVETPKGVVTFLDTPGHEAFTAMRARGAQATDVVVLVVAADDGVMPQTREAIHHAKAAGVPIVVAVNKIDKPEANPDRVRQELVAEGVIPEEYGGDTIFVNVSAKTGQGIDDLLESILLVAEVLELKAPKTGPAKGLVIEARLDRGRGPVATVLVQSGTLHKGDVVLAGATWGRVRAMLDETGRQIDEAGPSMPAEILGLEEVPQAGEAFYVLPDERKAREIALYRQGKYREQKLAKSQALKLENLFDQMGQGDVKKLPIIVKADVQGSAEALSQALTKLSTDEVQVQVVHTGVGGITESDVNLAQASGAVIIGFNVRADANARKLAETYDVDIRYYNIIYDAVDEVKAAMAGLLSPERKEETLGLVEVRQTFRVPKVGTVAGCYVLEGVVRRNARVRVLRDNVVIYEGELDSLKRFKEDVREVKAGYECGLSIKNFQDIKEGDQIEVFEVKEVARTL; this is translated from the coding sequence ATGGATACCGAAAACGTCAAAGCCTTTGCGCAAGAGTTGGGCGTCCCCGTCGACAAACTCATTACCCAGCTCCGCGAAGCCGGAGTCTCCACCGCAGGGCCCGATAGTCCACTCACGGCAGACGACAAAGCCAAACTGCTCGATTACCTGAAGCGTCAACATGGCGCCGATGGCGAGAAGCGCATCACCCTCAAGCGCAAAGAGACCACTGCGATCCGTGCCACCGACGCTTCTGGGCGCGCCCGCACGGTGCAGGTCGAAGTGCGCAAAAAAAGGGTCTTGGTGAAGAAAGAAGCAATTCTGGCGAAGACGCAGGAAGAGAAAGCGAAGGTGGAAGCCGCACTGCGTGCTGGCGAAACGCCCCCGCCGGCACCGAGCGTTTCCGAGCCACAAGCGCACGCTTTAGATGCAGCCAAAACGGAAACGGCACACGCAACCTTACCGGCTGCCGAAGCGGTTGCCCAACCGAGCAAAAAAATCCCAGAAAGCGCGCGCACGCAAACGGAAGCAGTAGGTTCTTCCACTACGGAAGAGAAGGCTGCCGTGCCGCAGGGTGATGTGACCGACGTATCCGCCCAGGCGGAATCGAACGCACCCACCGAGGCGGCGCAGCCAGAAGCTGCACCTCAGGCCCCGGAAGCGGACGGCAAGACGCAGCGGGTCGCTGAGCCGGGTAAAGGCAGTGCCAAGCGCAAAGCGAAAGCGCAGAAAGCAGAAGAGGCGAAGCCGACCGAAGCGGTTGCGAAGGATCGGACTTTGCACCCGGTTTTGTCTCCGGAAGAGCTCGAGCGGCGCCGCCTCGAAGCCGAGCGGCAAGCGAAACTGCGCGCGATTCAGGAAGCGGAACTGCGCGAACGTCGGGCGCGTGAAGCGGCGCGGCAGGCAGCCAAACAAGCAGAGGCTGCCGAAAAGGCTGCCGCTGAGGAGGAGAAGAAGCCCGAAGCGGACAGTAGCGCTTTATCAGAGACCCCTGCTGCGGTAGCAGCGGATGCGGCCAAGAAGGCAAAAGAGAAAGGCAAGAAAAACAAGGAGAAAGAGCGCGAAGAGCGGGCCAACCGCAAGGGTGGCCTCAAGGTGCGCGCGCTCGACGATGGCGAGAGCGGCTGGAAAGGGAAAGGAACCAAGAAGAAGGGCACCAAACGCCAGCAGCGCGACGAAGCCCACGGTTTTCAAGCCCCGGCCGAACCGATCGTGCGCGAAGTCCATGTTCCCGAAACGATCACGGTGGCCGAATTGGCGCACGCGGTGGCGGTCAAAGCGGTCGACCTCATCAAGACGTTGATGAAATTGGGGGTGATGGCGACGATCAACCAGGTGCTCGACCAAGAGACCGCAATGCTCGCGGTCGAAGAAATGGGGCACAAGGCGGTTGCAGCGAAACTCGACGACCCCGACGCGTTCCTGGAAACGTTTGGCGCCGAACTCGACCGGACACCCGAACCGCGGCCGCCGGTCGTCACGGTGATGGGGCACGTCGACCACGGTAAGACGTCGCTCTTGGACTATATCCGCCGCACCAAAGTGGCTGCCGGTGAAGCAGGGGGCATCACCCAGCACATCGGCGCGTACCACGTCGAGACGCCCAAAGGGGTGGTGACCTTCCTCGATACTCCGGGCCACGAGGCGTTTACCGCAATGCGGGCCCGTGGGGCGCAGGCAACCGACGTCGTCGTCCTGGTCGTTGCAGCTGATGACGGCGTGATGCCACAGACCCGCGAGGCGATCCACCACGCCAAAGCAGCCGGCGTGCCGATCGTCGTCGCCGTGAACAAAATCGACAAGCCCGAAGCGAACCCGGATCGTGTCCGCCAGGAGCTGGTTGCCGAAGGGGTGATTCCGGAAGAGTACGGTGGGGACACCATTTTCGTCAATGTCTCGGCGAAGACCGGGCAAGGCATCGATGATCTCTTGGAGTCGATCCTGCTGGTGGCCGAGGTGCTCGAGCTCAAGGCGCCGAAAACGGGCCCCGCGAAAGGGTTGGTGATCGAAGCGCGGCTCGACCGCGGGCGCGGGCCGGTTGCCACCGTTTTGGTGCAAAGCGGGACACTTCACAAAGGGGACGTCGTCTTGGCGGGTGCCACGTGGGGTCGTGTGCGCGCGATGCTCGACGAAACCGGGCGGCAGATCGACGAAGCAGGCCCCTCGATGCCCGCGGAGATCCTGGGCCTCGAGGAGGTGCCGCAAGCGGGTGAAGCGTTCTACGTCTTGCCGGACGAGCGGAAAGCACGGGAGATCGCCCTCTACCGCCAAGGCAAGTATCGTGAACAGAAACTGGCGAAGAGCCAAGCGCTCAAACTGGAAAACCTCTTCGACCAGATGGGGCAGGGCGATGTCAAGAAATTGCCGATCATCGTCAAGGCCGACGTTCAGGGTTCTGCCGAGGCGCTTTCCCAAGCGCTCACCAAGCTCTCCACCGACGAAGTTCAGGTGCAGGTCGTCCATACCGGCGTGGGCGGGATCACCGAAAGCGACGTGAACCTGGCGCAGGCTTCTGGCGCCGTGATCATCGGTTTCAACGTGCGGGCCGACGCGAACGCCCGCAAACTGGCCGAGACCTACGACGTCGACATCCGCTACTACAACATCATTTACGATGCGGTCGACGAAGTCAAAGCGGCGATGGCCGGCCTCCTGTCGCCTGAGCGCAAGGAAGAGACCTTGGGGCTCGTCGAAGTGCGCCAGACCTTCCGCGTGCCGAAAGTGGGAACCGTCGCTGGCTGCTACGTCCTCGAAGGGGTGGTACGCCGCAACGCCCGCGTTCGGGTGTTGCGCGACAACGTGGTGATTTACGAAGGCGAACTCGATTCGCTCAAACGGTTCAAAGAGGACGTGCGTGAGGTCAAAGCGGGTTACGAGTGTGGGCTTTCGATCAAGAACTTCCAAGATATCAAGGAAGGTGATCAGATCGAGGTCTTCGAAGTGAAAGAGGTTGCACGCACGCTGTAA